The Heyndrickxia vini genome contains a region encoding:
- a CDS encoding helix-turn-helix domain-containing protein has translation MLGERIRKLRKQKKLTLEALAGDVLTKGMLSLIENNKAQPSMESLSYIAKRLEVDTADLLEEISSAELMEILEQAENIYSSDFEKSPNKYIELVSLIKPFINNLTQGYASARLLDIYSRSLYRSKKSGWEEIADRAYFLYEQLNLASYQADISIFRSSEKFITHEYEESLTLFLHERAKLESKQAYMNQMTRLDLDYHEAILYFAVGDSKSAIQVMEKAIDFSKEKRLFYRIDDLYRLAAAEALMSHNKEKRDYYTKKLKQYGEFADDRHSIVFHELLQIMTIIAEEQNYHYALQLINQYNLESEDMCNFKVWFYLEKGKALYGLGHFKEALLYLKKVEIPENFHHPFDLSIFYVTDSYKALCYVELQKIDLALESAKIAVEKISPLPHTPYKEMIYDTYEKIKGKASKTNEAEES, from the coding sequence TCTTATCGAAAATAATAAAGCACAGCCTTCGATGGAAAGTCTGTCCTATATTGCAAAACGACTTGAAGTTGATACAGCTGATTTATTAGAAGAAATAAGTTCAGCTGAATTAATGGAGATTCTTGAACAAGCAGAAAATATATATAGTTCAGATTTCGAAAAATCACCAAATAAATATATTGAGCTTGTCTCTCTTATTAAACCTTTTATAAATAACCTGACACAAGGGTATGCATCTGCACGATTATTGGATATATATAGTCGAAGTCTATATCGGAGCAAAAAAAGTGGATGGGAGGAGATTGCTGATCGTGCCTACTTTCTTTACGAGCAATTAAACCTTGCTTCTTATCAAGCAGATATTAGTATCTTTCGCTCATCTGAGAAATTCATTACCCACGAGTACGAGGAGAGTCTCACTTTATTTTTACATGAACGGGCAAAACTTGAATCAAAACAAGCTTACATGAATCAAATGACTCGACTTGATCTCGATTATCACGAAGCCATTTTATATTTCGCTGTTGGTGATTCAAAATCGGCGATACAGGTTATGGAAAAAGCGATCGATTTTTCAAAAGAAAAGCGTCTATTTTATCGAATAGATGATTTATATAGACTTGCTGCCGCAGAAGCACTTATGTCTCATAATAAAGAGAAAAGGGATTATTACACAAAAAAGTTGAAACAATATGGAGAATTTGCGGATGATAGGCATTCGATTGTGTTCCATGAGTTATTACAAATAATGACGATCATAGCTGAAGAGCAAAATTATCATTATGCTTTGCAATTGATAAATCAATATAACTTAGAATCAGAAGATATGTGTAATTTCAAAGTTTGGTTTTATCTTGAAAAAGGGAAAGCATTGTATGGACTTGGACATTTTAAAGAGGCACTCCTTTACCTAAAAAAGGTGGAAATACCCGAGAACTTTCATCACCCTTTCGATTTATCAATTTTTTATGTAACAGATTCATACAAAGCACTTTGTTATGTTGAATTACAAAAGATAGATTTAGCACTAGAATCTGCAAAAATAGCTGTGGAAAAGATTTCACCTCTTCCACATACTCCATATAAAGAGATGATTTATGATACGTACGAAAAAATAAAAGGTAAGGCAAGTAAGACAAATGAAGCGGAAGAATCATAA